Below is a genomic region from Candidatus Polarisedimenticolia bacterium.
TCATGGCGCGCAGCGCCGCGTAGCGTGCCTCTTCCGGGGAGAGGCCTCTGGCGAGCCCTTCCTCGATCTTGTTTTCTAGGTGATAGCGCAACTCCTCTTCCATCTCCTCTTCCACCCGCCGGCCGAGCAGCAGGGACCGCAGGCGAAGCCGCGCGGTGGACCACCAGCGAAAGATGGGCATGGGACGCTACGTCTCCGAGAGCTTGACGATCTGCGAGATGGCGGCCGAAAGGCGGTTCCAGTTCGCCGCCTCGGCGTCGAGCTGCTTCCGGCCCATCCGGGTAATGGAATAGAACTTCGCCCGTCGGTTGTTCTCCGTCTGCTTCCACTCCGCCTTGATCCAGCCCTCCTGCTCGAGCTTGTGCAGGGCCGGATAGAGGGAGCCTTCGCTCACCTGGAGGACGTCTCCGGAGAACGATTTGATCCGCAGGCTGATGGCCCACCCGTGCATCGGCTCCAAAGCAAGAATCTTGAGGAGCAGAAGATCGAGGGTGCCCTGGACGAGGTCGGTTGGTTTGCTCATCTCGGTATCCGAGGGGAGTCTACAACAGACTCCTCTCGGTAAGCAAGGGGAGATTTCGATCGCGGCTGGCGGGGGACGGGAAGGAGGCTATACG
It encodes:
- a CDS encoding PadR family transcriptional regulator, which produces MSKPTDLVQGTLDLLLLKILALEPMHGWAISLRIKSFSGDVLQVSEGSLYPALHKLEQEGWIKAEWKQTENNRRAKFYSITRMGRKQLDAEAANWNRLSAAISQIVKLSET